One Candidatus Aminicenantes bacterium genomic window, TCACGCTGATCAGCAGAACGTTGAGGTGGGCGCCGACATCGAACTCGGCCGGGCAGACCAGGTTGCCGATATTCTCCACGAACAGGATGTCCATGTCATTTGCGCCCAGTTCGTCGATGGCGGTCTTGATCCAGGCCGCCTCCAAATGGCAATCGCCGCCGAAGGGACCGGTGTTGATCTGAAAGGCCGGCACGCCCAGCTTCTGCAGCCGCTCGGCGTCCAAGGTGGTCTGGATGTCGCCCTCGATGACCTTTATCTTTTTGCCCAGCTTCCCGACCGTCGCCTCGATCAGGGTGGTCTTGCCCGAGCCGGGCGAGCTCATCAGGTTGACGAAAAATATTTTCTTTTCCTTGAGTTCCTTGCGGATGGCGTCGGCGATAGCGTCGTTGGCCTTGAGCAGCTT contains:
- the hypB gene encoding hydrogenase nickel incorporation protein HypB, translated to MPNIKVNVMQKLLKANDAIADAIRKELKEKKIFFVNLMSSPGSGKTTLIEATVGKLGKKIKVIEGDIQTTLDAERLQKLGVPAFQINTGPFGGDCHLEAAWIKTAIDELGANDMDILFVENIGNLVCPAEFDVGAHLNVLLISVTEGEDKPLKYPLAFQVSKLCIITKTDLLPLKHYSLAKLRQNIKKVNPACAVIEVSAHDNVGLESWFEILKNKPGMK